A region of Pyxidicoccus parkwaysis DNA encodes the following proteins:
- a CDS encoding L,D-transpeptidase family protein → MPRLFLSVLLACVLGLASTAHAADAPDAFEAYLRPPHPPADGFAPMPDLSGARPGSEVRALAHGRVAEVREGGGSVVLEHLYYENHALLRARSEYSGVDGVVLHPGALVTRGQTLGRVGAKSRPAVTLQAGRRLSGSEARRFLATREKLPLPAEEPSLLLVSHEDFQLRLYAKGREVVRKEVGFGQAAGAKQVRGDNRTPKGMYFVTQKVRGDIPGPYSAFYGGHWIRVNYPNPWDAERGVASGFIDAKTRERIARDWAARKNTEASTRLGSGIGLHGWAGEWTLAESGGRLSWGCVVMHTPDIASLYDQVPEGTMVVLF, encoded by the coding sequence GTGCCGCGCCTCTTCCTCTCCGTCCTGCTGGCCTGTGTGCTGGGGCTTGCTTCCACCGCGCACGCGGCGGACGCGCCCGATGCATTCGAGGCGTACCTGCGTCCTCCCCATCCGCCCGCGGATGGCTTTGCTCCCATGCCCGACCTCTCGGGCGCCCGTCCGGGGAGCGAGGTGCGCGCGCTGGCGCATGGCCGCGTGGCGGAGGTGCGCGAAGGAGGAGGCTCCGTGGTGCTGGAGCACCTGTACTACGAGAACCATGCGCTGCTGCGTGCCCGCTCGGAGTACTCGGGGGTGGATGGCGTGGTGCTGCATCCGGGCGCGCTCGTCACGCGCGGGCAGACGCTGGGGCGCGTGGGCGCGAAGTCGCGGCCCGCGGTGACGCTGCAGGCGGGCCGGCGGCTCTCCGGCTCCGAGGCCCGGCGCTTCCTCGCCACGCGGGAGAAGCTGCCGCTTCCGGCGGAGGAGCCCTCGCTGCTGCTCGTCTCGCACGAGGACTTCCAGCTCAGGCTGTATGCGAAGGGGCGTGAGGTGGTCCGCAAGGAGGTGGGCTTCGGTCAGGCGGCGGGAGCCAAGCAGGTGCGCGGCGACAACCGCACGCCGAAGGGCATGTACTTCGTCACGCAGAAGGTGCGTGGCGACATTCCCGGGCCGTACTCGGCCTTCTATGGCGGGCACTGGATTCGGGTGAACTATCCCAATCCGTGGGACGCGGAGCGCGGTGTGGCCTCGGGCTTCATCGACGCGAAGACGCGCGAGCGGATTGCCCGGGACTGGGCGGCGCGGAAGAACACGGAGGCCTCCACGCGGCTGGGCAGCGGCATCGGCCTGCACGGGTGGGCGGGGGAGTGGACGCTGGCGGAGAGCGGCGGGCGGCTGTCGTGGGGCTGCGTGGTGATGCACACGCCGGACATCGCCTCGCTGTATGACCAGGTGCCGGAGGGGACGATGGTCGTCCTGTTCTAG
- a CDS encoding AAA family ATPase: MRRWMSRTCQPPLVGRTAHLSRLGDMAVQVRRGLGRAVWLVGEAGLGKTRLKDALVEQLAAEGFEVWEGSGTALPGMSGGAFRELLEATKTLQPPPGVGRVSSADAELLARFLEGRERQGVPASLTSERTAQLDALCHALLPHRRPRLLVLEDWQHADPLSHALIEVLVARLSHAPLFLLVLQRPGGTAPMPPSAEALTVERLPDDEASALLEQRVRSSASPRPEGREALLRGCAGHPLHLLHAMTLLEERPATPVPRTGEEALLARLEALSPAQREALQAASVLGPSFPRPVLGALVGGYAALAPLEAGGWLRAVAGGRYVWAVRLPDGAGEAMDGMASTSQALHRRAAEAYEALPVELRRRACVELSRHWLSSDAPERALPHLLELAGWHRAALETDFALAVYRFSLGQVLAREPSRSLDWQRILWERKGDCHRLAGAREEAEYAWRTARTLDTREPPAPPVDRARRLYKLASVLLALGRFDEVVALAEEGHREGVDAVPTLAAGIEAHAALALCGQACFAQASTRLHKARERLRLAPPEEGPVRAAVEAALHRAMGNVLMGQGRPEPAIAEYLAVLRWSERAGDTWEHSTALLSLGDAHSRAGDRERATHFFQLALELESRTGDRWGMANTHHGLALLHTQADAPELAKEDAVRGLQLASMLGDRKLKSRLRFALGRAQWRLGEVEEAGKQLQLAAQDAAAVGAHSEQLQAEAALKALGERR, from the coding sequence GTGCGCAGGTGGATGTCGCGCACCTGCCAGCCCCCACTGGTGGGGCGCACGGCGCACCTGTCGCGGCTGGGCGACATGGCGGTGCAGGTGCGGCGCGGGCTTGGCCGCGCGGTGTGGCTGGTGGGCGAGGCGGGGCTGGGCAAGACGCGGCTGAAGGACGCGCTGGTGGAGCAGCTCGCGGCGGAAGGCTTCGAGGTGTGGGAGGGCAGTGGCACGGCGCTGCCGGGGATGTCCGGTGGGGCATTCCGTGAGCTGCTCGAGGCCACGAAGACATTGCAGCCGCCGCCGGGCGTGGGGCGGGTGTCCAGCGCGGACGCGGAGTTGCTGGCGCGCTTCCTGGAAGGACGTGAGCGGCAGGGCGTGCCGGCGAGCCTGACCTCCGAGCGGACCGCGCAGCTCGATGCGCTCTGTCATGCGCTGCTGCCGCACCGGCGACCCAGGCTGCTCGTCCTGGAGGACTGGCAGCACGCGGACCCGCTCAGCCACGCGCTCATCGAGGTGCTGGTGGCGCGTCTGTCGCATGCGCCGCTGTTCCTGCTGGTGCTTCAGCGGCCCGGGGGCACGGCGCCGATGCCGCCGTCGGCCGAGGCCCTCACGGTGGAGCGGCTGCCCGATGACGAGGCCTCCGCGCTCCTCGAGCAGCGCGTGCGCTCGTCCGCGTCCCCTCGGCCTGAAGGCCGCGAGGCGCTGTTGCGTGGCTGTGCGGGGCATCCGCTGCACCTGCTGCACGCGATGACGCTTCTCGAGGAGCGCCCCGCCACGCCGGTGCCACGCACGGGGGAGGAGGCGCTGCTGGCCCGGCTGGAGGCCCTGTCTCCCGCGCAGCGCGAGGCGCTCCAGGCCGCTTCGGTGCTGGGGCCTTCGTTTCCCCGGCCGGTACTGGGGGCGCTCGTCGGTGGCTATGCGGCGCTGGCGCCGCTGGAGGCGGGCGGGTGGCTGCGGGCCGTGGCGGGTGGGCGGTACGTGTGGGCCGTGCGTCTTCCCGACGGGGCGGGCGAGGCGATGGATGGGATGGCTTCCACGTCGCAGGCGCTGCACCGTCGGGCGGCGGAAGCATATGAGGCGCTGCCGGTGGAGCTGCGGCGCCGGGCTTGCGTGGAGCTGTCGCGGCACTGGCTGTCCTCCGATGCTCCGGAGCGCGCGCTGCCGCACCTCCTGGAGCTGGCCGGGTGGCACCGCGCGGCGCTGGAGACGGACTTCGCGCTCGCGGTGTATCGCTTCTCGCTCGGGCAGGTGCTGGCGCGGGAGCCCTCCAGGTCGCTCGACTGGCAGCGCATCCTCTGGGAGCGCAAGGGGGACTGTCACCGGCTCGCGGGCGCGCGCGAAGAGGCGGAGTACGCGTGGCGCACGGCCCGCACCCTGGACACGCGCGAGCCGCCGGCCCCACCGGTGGACCGGGCCCGGCGTCTCTACAAGCTGGCCTCCGTGCTGCTCGCGTTGGGCCGCTTCGACGAGGTGGTGGCGCTGGCGGAGGAGGGCCATCGCGAGGGCGTGGACGCCGTGCCCACGCTGGCCGCGGGCATCGAGGCGCATGCGGCGCTCGCGCTCTGCGGCCAGGCCTGTTTCGCACAGGCGAGCACCCGGCTGCACAAGGCTCGCGAGCGGCTGCGGCTGGCGCCTCCGGAGGAGGGGCCGGTGCGCGCCGCCGTGGAGGCCGCGCTCCACCGCGCCATGGGCAACGTCCTCATGGGGCAGGGGCGGCCAGAGCCGGCCATCGCGGAGTACCTCGCGGTGCTGCGCTGGAGCGAGCGGGCGGGGGACACGTGGGAGCACTCCACCGCGCTGCTCAGTCTCGGTGACGCCCATTCACGCGCGGGAGACCGGGAGCGGGCCACCCACTTCTTCCAGCTCGCGCTGGAGTTGGAGTCGCGCACCGGAGACCGCTGGGGCATGGCGAACACGCACCACGGCCTGGCCCTGCTGCACACGCAGGCGGATGCGCCGGAGCTGGCGAAGGAGGATGCCGTGCGCGGCCTCCAGCTCGCGTCCATGTTGGGGGACCGCAAGCTCAAGTCGCGCCTGCGCTTCGCCCTCGGCCGGGCGCAGTGGCGGCTGGGCGAGGTGGAGGAGGCGGGCAAACAGCTCCAGCTCGCCGCGCAGGATGCCGCCGCGGTGGGGGCCCACTCGGAGCAGCTCCAGGCGGAGGCCGCGTTGAAGGCGCTCGGCGAGCGGCGTTGA
- a CDS encoding heparin lyase I family protein: MKKTLLLVGTLLSIGGAGCGAYEPATEQGEAPTDVGTSAEAESLTASNCTQLTATSVIASGNDGNLPANTMDDRLDTRWSNLGKGSWIDYDLGATKSVSGATIAWHGGNTRANTFTVSVSPDGSTYTPVYSGKSSGTTTAAETYTFPAVSARRLRITVNGNTLNDWASIAEARACAATTTPTPPPTGSSVVWVGDFETNSRSQWSSAQMVSADRLAIVSSPLRQGRYALKATVKQGDDPINASGNRNELVRMTREPVGSEYYYRWSTMFDSTYPSAKAWQLFAQWHHEGDSGSPPVEFDVYGEELRLNIGGSPGTIVWRAPLVRGKWLDFIFHVRWSPDSSVGFVELYLNGQLVLPKRNIATQFPGMLNYLKVGLYRNETIAQTGIVYHDGWTMARKLEDVLSPTAVLTAP; this comes from the coding sequence ATGAAGAAGACCCTCCTCCTGGTTGGAACGCTGCTGAGCATCGGCGGCGCTGGTTGTGGCGCGTACGAACCCGCAACCGAACAAGGCGAAGCCCCGACGGATGTGGGCACCTCCGCCGAGGCCGAGAGCCTCACCGCGTCGAACTGCACGCAGCTCACCGCCACGTCGGTCATCGCCAGCGGCAATGACGGCAACCTCCCGGCCAACACGATGGATGACCGGCTCGACACGCGCTGGAGCAACCTCGGCAAGGGCTCGTGGATTGACTACGACCTGGGCGCCACGAAGTCCGTCTCCGGTGCCACCATCGCCTGGCACGGCGGCAACACGCGCGCCAACACCTTCACGGTGTCCGTCTCGCCGGATGGTTCCACGTACACGCCGGTGTACTCCGGCAAGAGCAGCGGCACGACGACGGCGGCGGAGACGTACACCTTCCCGGCCGTGTCCGCCCGCCGCCTGCGCATCACCGTCAACGGCAACACGCTGAACGACTGGGCCAGCATCGCCGAGGCGCGCGCCTGCGCCGCCACCACCACGCCCACGCCGCCTCCCACCGGCTCCAGCGTGGTGTGGGTGGGTGACTTCGAGACGAACAGCCGCTCACAGTGGAGCAGCGCGCAGATGGTGAGCGCGGACCGGCTGGCCATCGTCTCGTCACCACTGCGCCAGGGCCGCTACGCCCTCAAGGCCACGGTGAAGCAGGGCGATGACCCCATCAACGCCAGCGGCAACCGCAACGAACTGGTGCGCATGACGCGCGAGCCGGTGGGCTCCGAGTATTACTACCGCTGGAGCACGATGTTCGACTCCACCTACCCGAGCGCGAAGGCGTGGCAGCTCTTCGCGCAGTGGCACCACGAGGGTGACTCGGGCTCGCCGCCGGTGGAGTTCGACGTGTATGGTGAGGAGCTCCGCCTCAACATCGGCGGCAGCCCGGGCACCATCGTCTGGCGCGCGCCGCTGGTGCGCGGCAAGTGGCTGGACTTCATCTTCCACGTCCGCTGGTCGCCGGACTCCAGCGTGGGCTTCGTGGAGCTGTACCTCAACGGCCAGCTCGTGCTGCCCAAGCGCAACATCGCCACCCAGTTCCCGGGGATGCTCAACTACCTGAAGGTGGGCCTGTACCGGAACGAAACCATCGCCCAGACGGGAATCGTCTACCACGACGGGTGGACCATGGCCCGCAAGCTGGAGGACGTCCTCAGCCCGACGGCCGTGCTCACCGCGCCGTAG
- a CDS encoding antibiotic biosynthesis monooxygenase — protein MSHSLLVVHVHVHVKPEHVEAFREATLANARQSVKEPGIARFDVIQDTEDTTRFVLVEAYRDAQAPAAHKETAHYLLWRDTVAPMMAEPRTSRKYINRFPDDAGW, from the coding sequence ATGTCCCATTCCCTGCTGGTCGTCCATGTCCACGTCCACGTGAAGCCGGAGCACGTGGAGGCGTTCCGCGAGGCCACCCTGGCCAATGCCCGCCAGAGCGTGAAGGAGCCCGGCATCGCCCGCTTCGACGTCATCCAGGACACCGAGGACACCACGCGCTTCGTGCTCGTGGAGGCGTACCGGGACGCGCAGGCCCCGGCCGCCCACAAGGAGACGGCGCACTACCTCCTCTGGCGGGACACGGTGGCGCCGATGATGGCGGAGCCGCGCACCAGCCGGAAGTACATCAACCGCTTCCCCGACGACGCCGGGTGGTGA
- a CDS encoding iron-containing alcohol dehydrogenase has product MSVASFEFATATRIVFGPGRISEAPEAVKSLGGSRVLLVTGKDASRARGLQEALERLGLPVRVFLVDGEPTVELAREGTAVARESRCDAVVAFGGGSALDAGKAIAALAANGGDPLDYLEVIGRGQPLTRPSLPFVAIPTTAGTGSEVTRNAVLGSKEAKVKASLRSPHMLPRVALVDPDLLTGAPAAVLASSGLDALSQLIEPFLSARANPLTDALAREGMRRSARSLRRAVLEGPDAEAREDLALASLFGGLCLANSGLGAVHGFAAPVGGMFEAPHGAVCAALLPAVLDVNLRALRARAPGHPSVPRFQEVAVLLTGRADARAEDALAWVEELRAALRVPGLGRYGLTAAEVPALVAKAKVASSMKANPLVLTDVELAEIANRSI; this is encoded by the coding sequence GTGAGCGTCGCGTCCTTCGAGTTCGCCACCGCCACGCGCATCGTCTTCGGCCCGGGGCGCATTTCAGAAGCGCCCGAGGCCGTGAAGTCCCTGGGCGGGAGCCGCGTGCTCCTCGTCACCGGGAAGGACGCCTCGCGCGCGCGGGGGTTGCAGGAGGCACTGGAGCGGCTCGGCCTGCCGGTGCGCGTCTTCCTGGTGGACGGCGAGCCCACGGTGGAGCTGGCGCGGGAAGGCACGGCCGTGGCGCGGGAGTCCCGCTGCGACGCGGTGGTGGCGTTCGGCGGAGGCAGCGCGCTGGACGCGGGCAAGGCGATTGCCGCGCTGGCCGCGAATGGTGGAGACCCGCTGGACTACCTGGAGGTGATTGGCCGGGGGCAGCCCCTCACGCGCCCGTCGCTGCCCTTCGTGGCGATTCCGACGACGGCGGGCACGGGCTCGGAGGTGACGCGCAACGCGGTGCTGGGCTCGAAGGAGGCGAAGGTGAAGGCCAGCCTCCGCAGCCCGCACATGCTGCCGCGCGTGGCGCTGGTGGACCCGGACCTGCTCACGGGGGCACCGGCGGCCGTGCTCGCCTCCAGCGGGCTGGACGCGCTGTCGCAGCTCATCGAGCCGTTCCTCTCCGCGAGGGCCAACCCGCTCACGGACGCACTGGCGCGCGAGGGCATGCGCCGCTCGGCACGCTCGCTGCGGCGCGCGGTGCTGGAAGGGCCGGACGCGGAGGCGCGTGAAGACCTGGCGCTGGCCAGCCTCTTCGGAGGGCTGTGCCTGGCGAACTCGGGCCTGGGCGCGGTGCACGGCTTCGCGGCGCCGGTGGGTGGCATGTTCGAGGCGCCTCACGGCGCGGTGTGCGCGGCGCTCCTGCCCGCGGTGCTGGACGTGAACCTGCGGGCCCTGCGCGCCCGCGCGCCGGGGCACCCGTCGGTGCCGCGCTTTCAAGAGGTGGCGGTGCTGCTCACGGGCCGGGCTGACGCTCGCGCGGAGGATGCGCTGGCGTGGGTGGAGGAGCTGCGCGCGGCACTGCGCGTGCCGGGGCTGGGGCGCTATGGACTGACGGCGGCGGAAGTCCCGGCGCTGGTGGCGAAGGCGAAGGTCGCGAGCAGCATGAAGGCCAATCCCCTGGTGCTCACGGACGTGGAGCTCGCGGAGATTGCCAACCGTTCGATTTGA
- a CDS encoding dienelactone hydrolase family protein, translating into MQDVDIKTADGTIDAKLVSPEGNGPLPAVIMLVDAFGVRPVFEDMARRLSKEGYVVLLPNVFYREAPASKLELKGTFADEAFKKRIYGLIGSLTPERQKLDAAAELDFLAKHPKVKGPKAGVVGYCMSGGIAVRMAADFPDRIGAAASNHGGRLATDAPDSPHRLVGRVKGELYFGHADNDGSMPAEAIQKLEAALKESGVRHRSELYAGKQHGYAVAGSAAHDKDAAEQHWQRLLDLFGRNLPG; encoded by the coding sequence ATGCAGGACGTCGACATCAAGACCGCTGACGGAACCATTGACGCGAAGCTGGTATCCCCCGAGGGCAACGGCCCCTTGCCCGCGGTCATCATGCTGGTGGACGCCTTCGGAGTCCGGCCCGTGTTCGAGGACATGGCGCGGCGGCTCTCGAAGGAGGGCTACGTCGTCCTGCTGCCCAATGTCTTCTACCGCGAGGCGCCTGCATCGAAGCTGGAGCTGAAGGGCACCTTCGCGGACGAGGCGTTCAAGAAGCGCATCTACGGGCTCATCGGAAGCCTGACGCCCGAGCGGCAGAAGCTGGACGCGGCCGCGGAGCTCGACTTCCTCGCGAAGCACCCGAAGGTGAAGGGGCCGAAGGCGGGCGTCGTCGGCTACTGCATGAGCGGCGGCATCGCGGTGCGCATGGCGGCGGACTTCCCGGACCGCATCGGCGCGGCGGCCTCGAACCACGGCGGGCGGCTGGCCACGGACGCGCCCGACAGCCCGCATCGCCTCGTCGGCAGGGTGAAGGGTGAGCTGTACTTCGGCCACGCGGACAACGACGGCTCCATGCCGGCCGAGGCCATCCAGAAGCTGGAGGCCGCCCTGAAGGAATCTGGCGTCAGGCACCGCTCCGAGCTCTACGCCGGCAAGCAGCATGGTTACGCGGTGGCGGGCTCGGCCGCGCATGACAAGGACGCGGCCGAGCAGCACTGGCAACGGCTGTTGGACTTGTTCGGGCGGAACCTGCCGGGCTGA
- a CDS encoding malonic semialdehyde reductase — MSSPSNRPSLDDTALGLLFSEARTHGAWLDRPVEPALLRRVYELTKMGPTSANTSPLRITFVTSAEAKARLLPAVYANNVEKVRTAPVTAVLAWDRTFWEKLPQLFPARPELREKLVGLPPPLQERFGHQSAYLSAGYFILAARAVGLDCGPLGGFDSAAVDAAFHPDKSWGSLLLCNLGYGDSTRLFPRLPRLAFDEACRVE; from the coding sequence ATGTCATCTCCATCGAATCGTCCTTCCCTCGACGACACGGCACTGGGCCTCCTGTTCAGCGAAGCGCGCACGCATGGCGCGTGGCTGGACCGCCCCGTCGAGCCCGCATTGCTACGGCGCGTGTACGAGCTCACGAAGATGGGACCGACCAGCGCGAATACCTCCCCGCTGCGAATCACGTTCGTGACCTCCGCGGAGGCGAAGGCCCGCCTCCTGCCCGCGGTCTATGCGAACAATGTCGAGAAGGTGCGCACCGCCCCCGTCACCGCCGTCCTCGCGTGGGACCGAACGTTCTGGGAGAAGCTGCCGCAGCTCTTTCCCGCACGTCCCGAACTGCGCGAGAAGCTCGTCGGCCTGCCGCCCCCGTTGCAGGAGCGGTTCGGACATCAGAGTGCCTATCTCAGCGCCGGCTACTTCATCCTCGCGGCCCGGGCTGTCGGGCTCGACTGCGGGCCGCTGGGGGGCTTCGATTCGGCGGCCGTCGACGCGGCCTTCCATCCCGACAAGTCGTGGGGCAGCCTGCTGCTGTGCAACCTCGGGTACGGTGATTCCACCCGGCTGTTCCCGCGCCTGCCACGCCTCGCGTTCGACGAGGCGTGCAGAGTCGAGTAG
- a CDS encoding AraC family transcriptional regulator, with the protein MDAEDPREDVLADVLSAALVRNVMYRRLECGAPWGFQFQERMVAMFYVVARGTMLLEVTGEKPRTLSSGDVVFLPHGTAHVLRDAPTSKPQLIVCDVSKEKATPRGVRRVGGDGATTSLITGIFELGPGRAPSLLDRLPRVITISALEATAHPAIAALIQLIMTESGAPGPASVLVLQRLADVLLVHTLRALSLQPSCRERGLQALRDPQVHDALGLLHGAVGKPWTVATLAKRVGMSRSAFAARFHARVGEPPLQYLARWRMSRAAELLRTTTESVSTIATRVGYESLPSFSKAFRKWQGTSPVAFRRRHQGPSGH; encoded by the coding sequence ATGGATGCGGAGGACCCTCGCGAGGACGTGCTCGCGGACGTGCTGTCGGCCGCGCTCGTGCGCAACGTCATGTACCGCCGGCTCGAGTGTGGCGCGCCCTGGGGGTTCCAGTTCCAGGAGCGAATGGTCGCGATGTTCTACGTCGTCGCGCGCGGCACGATGCTCCTCGAAGTCACGGGCGAGAAGCCGAGGACCCTCTCCTCCGGTGACGTCGTGTTCCTGCCGCACGGCACGGCGCACGTCCTCCGCGACGCGCCCACCTCGAAGCCCCAGCTCATCGTCTGCGACGTCTCCAAGGAGAAGGCCACGCCACGCGGAGTCCGCCGGGTCGGCGGCGACGGTGCGACGACGTCACTCATCACCGGGATTTTCGAGCTCGGTCCGGGCCGGGCCCCTTCCCTCCTCGACAGGCTTCCGCGCGTCATCACCATCTCCGCGCTCGAAGCGACGGCACACCCGGCCATCGCGGCCTTGATTCAGCTCATCATGACGGAGAGTGGCGCACCGGGTCCGGCGAGCGTGCTCGTGCTCCAGCGCCTCGCCGACGTCCTGCTCGTCCACACACTCCGCGCCCTGTCGCTGCAGCCCTCCTGTCGCGAGCGTGGCCTCCAGGCCCTGAGGGACCCGCAGGTCCACGATGCACTCGGCCTACTGCATGGGGCCGTCGGCAAGCCCTGGACCGTGGCGACACTCGCGAAGCGCGTGGGGATGTCCCGCTCCGCCTTCGCGGCGCGCTTCCACGCACGGGTGGGAGAGCCGCCGCTGCAATACCTTGCGAGATGGCGCATGTCGCGCGCCGCCGAGCTCCTCCGGACGACCACCGAGAGCGTGTCCACCATCGCGACGCGCGTCGGGTACGAGAGCCTGCCGTCGTTCTCGAAAGCCTTCCGGAAGTGGCAGGGCACCAGTCCCGTCGCATTCCGACGGAGACACCAGGGCCCGAGCGGCCACTGA
- the srmL gene encoding PheS-related mystery ligase SrmL yields MSSVSVSVSILSAEELRRALSVRDLTDPTTGPHAMQQLVSSALEALRTEWGSEVRIHRQSPVVSIADNYDRLHYPPGGAARDARYSRYVCDTALLRSQTSAMIPGVLRGLSARPPEDALLACPGLVYRRDCIDRLHTGEPHQMDLWRIRRGPPLTTDDLRHMISTVVRALLPGRELKLTPAVHPYTTDGLQIDVLQGNEWVEIGECGLALPALLEESGLDTRTTTGLAMGLGMDRILMLRKGLDDIRLLRSADPRIASQLMDLEPYRPVSSMPEVRRDLSIVLDEQQTPEELGDAVRAALGERAELVESVQVLSETPYSGLPPSAVKRMGVSPGQKNVLLRVVLRALDRTLTHDECNTLRDDIYAALHRGAAWEWAKRPH; encoded by the coding sequence ATGTCGTCCGTCTCTGTCTCCGTCTCCATCCTCAGCGCCGAGGAGCTTCGGCGCGCCCTGTCCGTTCGCGACCTCACCGACCCCACCACCGGCCCGCATGCGATGCAGCAGCTCGTGTCCTCCGCGCTCGAAGCCCTGCGCACGGAGTGGGGCTCTGAGGTCCGCATCCACCGCCAGAGCCCCGTCGTCTCCATCGCCGACAACTACGACCGGCTCCACTACCCGCCGGGCGGCGCCGCCCGAGACGCGCGCTACTCACGCTACGTCTGTGACACCGCCCTCCTCCGCTCGCAGACGTCGGCCATGATTCCGGGCGTCCTGCGGGGCCTGTCCGCCAGGCCTCCCGAGGACGCGCTGCTGGCCTGCCCCGGCCTCGTCTACCGCCGCGACTGCATCGACCGGCTGCACACCGGCGAGCCCCACCAGATGGACCTCTGGCGCATCCGCCGGGGGCCACCGCTGACGACAGACGACCTGCGACACATGATTTCCACCGTCGTCCGCGCGCTGCTCCCGGGACGCGAGCTGAAGCTCACTCCGGCCGTCCACCCGTACACCACCGATGGCCTCCAGATAGACGTGCTCCAGGGCAACGAGTGGGTGGAGATTGGCGAGTGCGGCCTCGCGCTCCCCGCGCTGCTCGAGGAGAGCGGCCTCGACACGCGCACCACCACGGGCCTCGCCATGGGATTGGGAATGGACCGCATCCTGATGCTGCGCAAGGGATTGGACGACATCCGCCTGTTGCGCTCTGCGGACCCGCGCATCGCCTCGCAGCTCATGGATTTGGAGCCGTACCGCCCCGTGTCCTCCATGCCGGAGGTGCGGCGGGACTTGTCCATCGTCCTGGATGAACAACAGACACCCGAGGAGCTCGGAGACGCGGTGCGCGCGGCGCTGGGCGAGCGGGCGGAGCTGGTGGAGAGCGTGCAGGTGCTCTCGGAGACGCCCTACTCCGGGCTGCCGCCCAGCGCGGTGAAGCGCATGGGCGTGTCACCGGGACAGAAGAACGTCCTGCTCCGAGTCGTGCTGCGCGCACTGGACCGCACGCTCACCCATGACGAGTGCAACACGCTCCGCGACGACATCTACGCCGCGCTCCACCGGGGCGCCGCGTGGGAGTGGGCGAAGCGGCCGCACTGA
- a CDS encoding c-type cytochrome, whose translation MSLNGTATITLDNSLQPPAIVNDRSLVITKQAGYSSVKPLFTLGRMLKDNGNFINYHICQDRPGDPLKDLEKFVRNPFQAGANDVNEHNAWTRVKFGAIPTIRNTFQEKILNPWTAGDENGPFRLLAVVNRMDIAGDIDSRGGGNFAGSERRWFGEGRLVFGLNQDVDGSTPYPMTLIMEYRLPALKETTVGSNTTYELDTSFDNVAGPAGNDAWRDGRARWAKLWRELSRYPHTDARYKALLLNIVKLFATGDNLLALRTGERVYDTSTSSFANEFEYREFYHNDQWNLATRKLRREPILCAQGSNSLKNRILEEWNPAANDFHFTFMLGERKLEQTEVDELSALCGNNQYPSPKGLPYGQDLNSGGYGLRAKFTRFNSSTLWTISNVNETRRHKTAAATCSGCHSTETGNSTVFHISPRLAGEDAQVSAFLTGPVQVNPNGTPYTLNELADRSTMLANFAARYDYSLDYPASHEQLYCNINPCSQTTYP comes from the coding sequence GTGTCGCTCAACGGCACTGCCACCATCACGCTCGACAACAGTCTGCAGCCGCCCGCCATCGTGAATGACAGGAGCCTCGTCATCACGAAGCAGGCCGGGTACTCCTCGGTGAAGCCGCTGTTCACGCTCGGAAGAATGCTCAAGGACAACGGCAACTTCATCAACTACCACATCTGCCAGGACCGCCCCGGCGACCCGCTCAAGGACCTGGAAAAGTTCGTGCGCAACCCATTCCAGGCGGGGGCCAATGACGTGAACGAGCACAACGCCTGGACCCGGGTCAAGTTCGGGGCGATTCCGACAATCAGAAACACGTTTCAGGAGAAGATTCTGAACCCGTGGACGGCCGGCGACGAAAACGGTCCATTCCGCCTTCTCGCGGTGGTCAACCGCATGGATATCGCCGGTGACATCGACAGCCGCGGCGGCGGTAACTTCGCGGGGAGTGAGCGGCGGTGGTTCGGCGAGGGACGCCTGGTCTTCGGCCTGAACCAGGATGTCGACGGAAGCACGCCGTACCCCATGACGCTCATCATGGAGTACCGGCTGCCAGCCTTGAAGGAGACCACCGTCGGCAGCAACACCACGTACGAGCTCGACACCAGCTTCGACAACGTGGCCGGGCCCGCGGGCAACGACGCATGGAGAGACGGCCGGGCGCGCTGGGCAAAGCTCTGGCGCGAGCTGTCCCGATATCCTCACACCGACGCCAGGTACAAGGCGCTGCTGCTCAACATCGTCAAGCTGTTCGCCACCGGAGACAACCTGCTCGCCCTTCGGACCGGAGAGCGGGTCTACGATACGAGCACGAGCTCATTCGCCAACGAATTCGAGTACCGCGAGTTCTACCATAACGACCAGTGGAACCTCGCGACGCGCAAGCTCCGCCGGGAGCCGATTCTCTGCGCCCAGGGAAGCAACTCCCTCAAGAATCGAATCCTGGAGGAGTGGAACCCCGCGGCCAATGATTTCCATTTCACGTTCATGCTGGGCGAGCGGAAGCTCGAACAGACCGAGGTCGACGAGCTGTCGGCGCTCTGCGGGAACAACCAATACCCATCACCGAAGGGTCTGCCCTACGGGCAGGACCTGAACTCCGGCGGGTACGGGCTCCGAGCCAAGTTCACGCGCTTCAACAGCAGCACGCTGTGGACGATAAGCAACGTCAACGAGACCCGGCGGCACAAGACCGCCGCGGCCACATGCAGCGGCTGTCATTCGACGGAGACGGGAAACTCGACGGTCTTCCACATCAGCCCCAGGTTGGCCGGCGAGGATGCCCAGGTCTCGGCATTCCTGACCGGACCCGTGCAGGTCAACCCGAACGGCACGCCCTACACATTGAACGAGCTGGCGGACCGCAGCACCATGCTCGCCAATTTCGCCGCCAGATACGATTACTCGCTCGACTACCCCGCGAGCCACGAGCAGCTCTACTGCAACATCAACCCGTGCTCGCAGACGACCTACCCGTGA